GCTGGCTCAGGCAGTGAGAAGGTGATGAGACTTTGTTATCTCCCATACAAGAATTCTCGATAATGAGGGGAGGAAGGACACTGGGGactggagaggaaaacaaaaagtctCTGCCCTTAGGCtaagcaaaaggaaagctgCATAATGAGCAGGGACGTTTTATACAAAGGGTGAGGGGTATTCCGGCACCTTGTTAAGCGGGAGTCAAAAACTAACATAGCAGGTTGGTTATgctaaaaaggagaaatttgtGGTGTAGGGGAATTTTTTCCACACCTGCTAATGGACAGGATGGAAGTGGTGAAATGAGCAGAGACACCAGCAGGGACGTACAAACACTGGGAAGCACACAGTTTACAGAGCAGCCCAGGCCCTGGGCTAGCAATCAGGAAACAAGCCTAACCAATGTACATGTGACAGATGCCCCCGTTTAATAAGTATGGTTGGAAATGGGCTCCCAAtgtgccttttttgttttccctattGACCCTCTTTCTGCTGGATCTTGAGCATGGACAGCCTACAAAACCAGTAATCACTACTTGTTACCAGTCCCCAGTTTGGGGGGCTGCTGAGGGGAGCACAGGGGTGTCAGTGCATGCCTGCTCCCCTGGGTGAGGCCAAGGCTGAGCGCAGGTGGGTTGTGGATGGGGACCACAGCACGGGCCAGGCCACTGAGGCGCTGCTGGGAGGGCACAGTGGTATGAGGAGGCAGGAAACAGCACAGTGCAGGTGCAGCCCTGCTCAGAGGGGAGCTGGGTGGGCCCGTGTGGGTCACTGCCTTTACACGCACTCCTGTCTGAAGCTATGAAATGCCACAGCTGTCAGTAGTCGAAGTGCTGTAGTGGTGCAGCATCCTATCCCCTCCTCAGGCTGCACTGTGATCTCAGAAATGTTTGTTAGGCCTTGGCCTTGACAAACAGCACTTGGACTCAGCTCTTCTTGAGCTTATCAGAAACACTGTCTGCTCCCGGGAACTTGTGTTGTCTAACGAGCTCCTGGTTTTAACTAACAGCCTTGAAAACTTAGTTTTCTTGCCTGCTTAACAACCCAAGtgaaacaatatttttgttatCAAATTTGCTTGCTGATCTAAATTGCAGCCAGGATGGAAAATTACTGTGACTAAAGCCCACTCCCTCATGGCCATATAAACAGCGGTGCAAAGACAGACCCTAGAGCTCTCCTGGACTGCAGCGGGCTGAGACCAGCACCTCTCTCTGAGTGGGGCCTCAGAGCAAAAGAGCTCTCAGCattgctgctcctggaggaCCATCACCAAAGGACAGCAACAGAGCCTGGGCTAATACCCCCACTCCTAAGGGCTCAACCCCGAGAAGATGCAAAGACATCCAGTGTGAGTCCTTCACTGAACTCAAGGGAATCTTTCACAGGTATTTACCTTGCACATGCTCCTGTAGGTCTGTGGGGGTGTGAATGTGCTATGGCCAATGTACAATGAATGTTGCTCTGCTAGATTCTTCAGTGCTTTAGAGACATAAGTTAAGTTAGGCCTGTAAGTGAGTTATTGTTGTGCTATTGTAAGTCCTATAAGAATCTTTTGTTAAATTGTTTAGATTAAACTCTCGACCAAGTGCTGTTAAGTCTAAATGCTATTAAAACCTTTAGGCCTAAATTGCTGGTGAAGTCCAGGGCTAGGTTTGGCAAGGGGGTTCACTCTGAACGTTGTGACTCAACAGGAGGGTGTCCCTTATTCCTTCTTATCCTTGCCCTTTCCCATCCTTAtccttttcccattcccatcctccAGGTAgataattttttgtttaattttaatttcagattgATTGATTTTAGGTTTTAGTCcaatttttctctgtgtgcttaTCCATCTAGTAAGCAGTAGAGTGAACCTTGCCAACAAGTTTGTCACATTTTCACTTTAATATTAAACCTGCTTTTGCTGATACCTTTGCCAGTGATTCTTTGAGCAACCTAAAATACTCATTTGTGACAAATTATTTTAGTCAGCAGGATGGGAAATTAAGTCACTGACTACTTAAAAAGCATGGAATAAGTCCAAGTCCTAAGTTCTCAGATGAATGGGCTTGGAATAATTGGCATGACTGGGAAGCTGTGGAGGAATGTCTAGAAGCAGCTAGGGGCCATATAAAGGctggaaaaaacaaaggaattatTTGTAAGATATTAGGCACCTGCCTAGAAGCTGCCCGCCAGTATAGGAAAAATCAAGTTAAAGAGAAACAAGAGCTGAAAACTGAAatagaaagcaggaaaagaactGAACTATTACTGTCCTTGAAATAGAACAGATGCAGAGACAgttacaagaagaaaagaaaggaaaacaaaagctgaaggaaaaagagctCCAAATCCTCCTGACACTGTGCAGATCAGAAAGATAATTGCGTCCCCTGAAGACTGGGATGGAAATATATGGGGTGATCCCTGTGATAACATACCAGGGGAAAAGGATCTTTTATCTCCTTCAAACTCCCCTGTGTATGAAGTCAGATCCATTATAAAAACAGAGGTAACTACTGGACCTCGGGGTGGATGAAGAAATCATAACCAAATGCCAACTTCTGTTTGATCAGATTCAGATAGCAAATTTGCAAGAACACTACAGCCATAAGCCAGGTGAAACTGAAACTGAATATTTATGGCGAGTTTGTTGATCTGGAGGAGACAGAGTCCTATCAAGTGGTAAAGAAGCTAAAGGGTTTTGGGGTCCTGCTGTCTTTTTAACTTCTGGTCCCTACCCCCCAGATGATCCCCATTTGATCACAAGCAGGATGGCATACTGGGCTGGTGAAATAGATgcgagggagagaggagagccTCTGATCACGCCCATTAAATCTCTGAGTGAGCTCTTCACTGTTACGAAAGCTGCCCGTGTCCAAGCCGTGCATAAGCGTTGCCCTATTAATGCTCCCATTACAGCACCTGTAACCTATGAAATGTTAAAGCTGCTAATTAAGGGAGCCCTTGACATACTCAAATCCTACCTGGCTTCAAAATgaattgaaattaaaagaaacacagcCTTTAATGCAGAATTGGCTGGGAGTGTTGCTGCAATTTTAGAACACAGAGAAATCCCCACCTGGGCAACACTAATGAGTGACAGCATAAATTACAGTCGAGAGATAGGATGGAGTGATTTATccagtaaaactgaaaataaaagtcatAATTTTAGACAAATTGACTATTCCCAGGAACCAGGACCTACAGGTCATCCATCCAGAAAACAGAGGTGCTAGAAAGAGGTATATAATCAGGCATTATCATTAGGTATTGCAAAAGCTCCAGTTCAGAGACAGCCTATTGGTGTTATCCAGAGCCTAATTGATGCATTCCTGAGACAAGATGACAACAATCAGAGAGAATATACTCTGAACACTCAGACACCAACACCAGCATCAGATTCAGGGAGGCAGAATAACCCTTTCTCTCCGCAAAATCAGGGATCAAAAAAATGAGTAACATCTGGACAGTACCTGGGCCTGCCAGTCCAGCAGGTCAACGCTCATCAATGGATAGATAACAATGGCCCATACATTCTGATTCCTCATTGTCATTGTCAATAATAAAATTTCTATTATGTACAGGAGCCCAAGTTTCAGTATTCACACAGCAGGATGCCCAAAAGCTGGGTGTGCAACCTGTATAGCAAAGATTTAAAATCACTGGAGTGAACTGCAAGAGCCTCATATTGCCATGTATCATTTAGCGTTTTTGCTGAGGAATCAGTAAACCAAGTGTCTTCTCTTGACATCCCCTTAGTAAGGGGAGGTGCATCTAAAATTGGTGAAGGTTTGAAAGGTTGTTGTAATATTGTAATGGATTTGCATTTACAGAAATTTGTAATTTGTAAACTTAATAGGTTCTTCAGCTaattccttctgcagctgccatTACATAGACATACTATTTCCATATTGTAGAGTTTTGTGTCACTTTTTTCCAGGGGGAAAAGTTCCCTGTAAGAGAGATTCCAGCAAATTAAATGGTTCTCTGGTTTGTACATGATGTTCCTGATGTATTTTCTCATCTTGTTTCACTGCTTGGGCTAAAGATAAAAGTACCTTTTTGCATTCAAAAGATCTCTGTTTTGTCTCTTCAAATGCAGTTGAGCCAAATACTAAAGGTCTCTGCTCTGTCAGGGCCAGTTTGAAAGAGGTTACAGTAAGTACCATGCTCTGCAAAAACCCCTTCTGCTGTAGTAGGATCATGGGGTTATATGGATCCCAGTGATTGATATGTTTTTAATTCCCATACTAGGGTTCTGATTGCCCTCATGATCTGAGGGCACCTAGCCAATGTTAGCCAAGGGTGGCCTGGGTGTTTGAAAGCTGTGGCAGCTACTGTTATATTGGTCCAGGAAGCCCAGAAACTCACCCTTGGGCAGCACACTGTAGTGTATGTACCCCATGCAGTACTAACTGTACTAGAACAAAAGGGGGGACATGGGTTGTCCCCTAGCTGAATGCTTAAGTACCAGGCTGTGTTGTTGGAACAGGATAATATTACTCTAAAAATAACATCTGTTGTCAATCCTGCTATGTTTCTGTCCTCACCATTGACTGGCAGTGTGCCCTGCCCGAGCATGACTGTTCACAGATCGTAGCAGAGGCCTATTCCAGCAGACCAGACCTGAAGGACGTGCCTCTAGAAAATCCAGACTGGGAATTGTATATGGACAGAAGTAGCTTCATGCAGGATGGTAAACAAATGACAGGACATGCAGTGACAACCCAGGACAAGGTAATCAAGGCAAACACTGCCACCAGATGTAtcatcacagaaagctgaactgATTGCACTGAGAGAGCTCTAGAACTaagcaaaggaaggaaagtaaatatatggactgattctaaATATGCATTTAGTGTTGTGTGTACTAACGGAGCCATCTAGAAGGAAAGAAGGCTGCTAACCACTCAGGGCAGTGGAATCAAGCATGCCAACCAGATCCATGCACTCCTGCAGAGTTATTTGGAAGCCTACAGAGGAGGCTATTATGTATTGCAAAGCTCATCAAAAGGGGCACATGACTCCCAAAGCAGGGAACCACTTTGCGGATGAAATGGCAAAAGGGGTATCCTAGCAGTAATACCACAGAGAGAAATCGATCTGTCAGGGTTTACCCCAAAGTATGATCAAAGTATGAGAGAGACCACCAGTTAATTGAGTCCCTTAAGGCTAAAATCAAAGAAGTTGGTGGGCTGTTACACCAAAAGGACAGGCTGTAGTCCCATCCCTACTCCTTCAGGAGATTGCTCTGTGGGAACATGAAGGTACCATTAGGGAACAGAGAATCTCTTGAAACATTTGGAGAAGACAGTAATAGGAAGGGGAATGACCGAAATTGTGCATTCTATAGTAAGCAAATGTGAAATCTGCCATTGACACAATCCTGATATGAGCAAAAGAGTAGTGCTAGGGGTGACAAAGGCCAGAGACCTTCCTGGAGATTGTTGGCAAATAGATTTTGCTGAGTTACCAAGCAAAGAAGGATATGGGCACATACTTGTGTTGGTTGACACCTCCAGTGGATGGCCTGAAGCTTACCCCTGTCGTACCTACACAGCAAAAGAAGTGGTATAAATTGTGCTCAATCATATAATTCCAGTATTTGGGATTCCTTTGGGGTTGTCCTCAGAGGGCTACACTTTGTTGCAACAATTGTGGGGGAGGTTAGTCAAATTCTGGGAATTGTTTGGGATCTCTATATGTCTTACAGACCCCAGGTGAGTGGCAAAGTTGAACGTATGAATAGTACCCTCAAAACACAAATCAGCAAAATTTGTCAAGAGACATCCATGACCTGGGTTCGGGCCTTGCCTATAGCCTTACTGAGAATCCACAGACAACCGAGGCAGAGGGACAACATAACTCCCTGAAGTATTGTATGGTGTGTCATATCAAATTCCACATATGCTGGGAGAAATTCACAGGAGGGGGAAAATTGACTTAGAAAAGTATTTAATGGCTCTAAGTTTCACACTGCAGAAGCTCCAGAGGTTCATCGTGTTATCCAGACCCATAGGATTGGACACCCCTGCTCAtccattccagcctggagactgggtGAATGTTAAATGCTGGGACAGTGACCCTCTGCAAGCTGAGTGGAGAGGATCAGTCCAGGTCCTGCTGACTACCCTCACCACAGTCAGAGTCGCTGGCAAAGGACCCTGGACTACTCCAGAGTTAAGAGGGCCTCTGCTCCTGGAACACCTGGAAAAACAGAGACGGATACAAATGAAGATGATGTggtttaaattgttttttctaTGTTTACTCTCTGCACAGTCGGTAACAATGATTCAGCTTTGGAACCAAAATTTGCATGCGGCTCTAGTCCAAAATGTGTCCAATGCTCTTCATAAAAACAGTTGTTGGATTTGTACTCAAATGCCAAGAATTAATGAGGATAACAACTGGCCATTAATTGGTGTTTTAATGAATGAGACAAACCTTAACAACAGTTGGGAACAGGTCACTAAGGACTACCTACCTGTAACTCTAAGCAGCTTAATTCCTGATCAAGAAAATTATAAGGTTCCCTGCGTGGTGGTTAATGTCACAGGAAAGGTCACTCTCCCTCCGTATTGTCATAAAACTGAATCTAAAATAAGGCTGGTACCAAAAGCCATAGTAGGATTGGCACAGACACCCTGGAGAATGGTTCCCCCGCAGGGTTCAGGATGGTATTGGATATGTAAAAATGAAGCATGGAAAGTTTTGCCCCTTGATAAAGACCGGGCCTGTGCCCTTGGGGCTATAATCCCAGACATAACAGTATTTGGTCACCTCAAAGAACAAAGTGGGTGGAGGTGGACTAATATAAGAAGGATAAAAACACCCAATAATCCCCTTGTTGAGCATCCTATGATTTTCCATAGTGCAATTATGGCTCCTGTTCCTTCTTTAGAAGTAAATGAATTGGAAAAAGCAATTGTTAACATTTCGGCCATTATTGAACATACTGAGAATCAAATTTCAGATGCAATCATGGCCTCACGAGAAGAAGTTTGGGGTTTGGCTCGTGTGATTCTGCAAAACAGACTGGTTCTCGATTTTCTACTGGTTTCACAAGGGGGCATGTGTAGAGTCATTAACACTAGTTGTTGTTCTTATATAGATGAGActggaagaattaaaaaagattTGGCTGAAATTTGGAAACAAACTCAAATTTTAGATCAGGTAACTCTCGAAGACGACTCATTGGGCTTTGAAAATAATAACCATACACTTACTTCACAGTTTCCAAAGCTGATTTGGATAATACAACTCTTCATACTAGTTGTATTTGTAGTTAGTGTCTGCATAATGACTTGGTGTATGTTTCGATGCTGTAGCTTCTGGTCATCTTTATGGATTAATGTTAAATATAAATGGTAGAGACTAGACAAGATAGAATTTTTTTGTCAAGTCTCTAAAGAGGAGAAATGATGCCTAaagatttttagctttttaagaATTTGTAGCTTTGTAGATTTTTAACATACAGCTGTATAGTTTTTAGGACTTTCTCACACTTTGGAACAGTAGTCTTTCTCACATTTTATGCCACATTCTTGAAATTCTCTTTGgtcttattttcaagaaaaagaatttcTAACAAGAATATCCTGCTTTCTACCAGCATCTTGGCCAAAATAATAAGATACTTCATGGGCATAACAAGATACAGGGCTAAGAACCCTTGGGGGGGGCTCCAGTGGGGCAGATGGAAGGGTGGGTTACCAGGGCAACCACTCTCCTGCCGGATTTACTTgctagatatgctaattagttaAACTTATAAAAATCATGACAATTTgatgctgtgtgtgtgcataggTATAATGTGCgcacctgaaagctttcattaaaagACTGCTCTTATGTTATCAATTTTAATATTGTTTGGAAAGTTTTTCTACTGAATTTAGGCAACAACTTAACTAAAATCAGGGAGATAAAACCAGAGGATTCCTTAAATCAGGAGTGGCATAGACTGGGAGAATGGTTACATCAGAAATTAGATCACACTGGCGAggaagctttttattttgttgcacAGAGCAAAGGGGGGGCCTAAGCAGGAAAACTTGTAAAACTATTCTTACAGAATCTCCTCAGTGTAGATTAAAATTACAGTTAGATTACCCTGCTAAAGCACCACCCCTACATATCAGTAACGGAAAAACTTACTGGGTAAGTCAAATAGATTCATAGAAAGGGATAATGGTCTATTGTAAAAGAGCTTTAAGCCACATATGACCACTCCTCAAGGTTCAATCCTTTGCCCATTGAGAAGATGCAAAGACATCCAACTGGAGGGGAATTTTCACAGGTATTTATTTACCTTGTACATCCTCCTGTAGGTCTGTGTGGGTGTGAATGTGCTATAGCCAATGTACAGTCAATGCTGCTCTGCTAGATTCTTAAATGCTTTAGAGTCATAAGTAAGTTAGGCCTATAAGTGAGTTATTGCTGTGCTACTGTAAGTCCTATAAGAATCTTTTGttaaattgtttaaattaaaCTCTCGATTAAGTGCTGTTAAGTctattaaaacctttggaccTAAATTGTTGGTGAAGTCTGGGGTTAAGTTTGGCAAGGGGGTTCACTCTGAATATTGTGACTCAACAGGAGGGTCTCCCTTATTCTTTCTTATCCTTACCCTTTTCCTATCCCATCCTCCAGGTAGATAATTTTAGTTTGATTTTAGTTTGAAATTGACTGATTTTAGGTTTTAGTCcaatttttctctgtgtgctttaACCATCTAGTAAACAGTAGAGTGAACCTTGTCAATGAACTTtgtcatgttttcattttaacattAAACCTGCTTTTGCTGATACCTTTGTCAGTGATTCTTTGTGCAACTTAAAACACTCTTTCCTGACAGCTGTGCTTTGCATGTGCTTGTACAGGAGTCACACCTTtactgaaggaaaaggagagcagagcacTCAGGCACCAGCTGCCTTGCACAAAAAGACAGTGCTCATGGAAAGGGAGGTTTGGGATGTACCACTGTGCACATTGTCCAGACCAAGAAAATCAAAGCACTGGTAAGAATCAAGCATTAAAGGACAAACTCCTGCCCTTCTTTCCCAAGAAGGCCTGACAGTGCCTGCCCAGTTTCTATCAACTGTCCCAAGTGCTGCCCAGCTCTAGTCCTGGGTGAGACAAGCCACCACatgcctggcagctgcagcattttgtaTGCTTTGCCTTCTAATGTAATTCACAGACATTTGCCTTGGGAAGGATCACAGGCATAGAAGCTTGggcaacaaaaagaaatcaccTTGATTCAGTCCCTAGGTAGCAGGTTTAGTTATTATTCCTGTCTTAAGCTCCCACCAACACTATAAGCCACAAGTCAAGGTGAGTTTAAAATTCAACACATTTTAAAGGGTTTAAAAATAGATATGATCATGACCGTAGATTAAATGTATTGATAAACATGTAAGTACCCTCATCGTTTTCCAGGGTCACGTGGGAAGACAGGAGCAATACCAGGAGCTGAATCTGTTTACCAAGGAATGCTTTAGAGTTTTGCCAGCAACACTGCCCTCATAATTCCTCTCCTAATTCATCCATTATCTTCTTTACAAAAATTTCAGCAGTTTTCCCTTTAAGTGACAAACATGTTGCTAGGAGCTGAGGGCACTAATATACCCTAACGGCCTCAAGCAGCTTCACCTGAAGCCCCCTCCCACGCCCCTGCCCATGGTCCCAGGAAGCATTTAAGCCCTTCCCAGGGCCACAAATCCTATACTCTCTTTTGTGGGAATGTTAGTTTTTGGCTCTGCGGGATTTATGAGTGTTTCTGTTCTATAGCTCCTGCTTGCATAATTGAGACCCTAATCCATAGCAGGCTGAGTTGAGTACTGCTTTCTTGCAATTGCTGATGGAGCCTAAGTGGGGGGAGCAGGGGGTTTAGGAATGTGGCAGTGGTtgtttcccccccccctccccttgtTGCTATAAAGGTGAGTGGTGTCTGCATAGAGGATGTAAGGTGCTCCTAGTTCATTTTTGCATAGGAAGAAACTGATGTAGCCTTCATTCACAAAAGTAGTCTGCTGAAATGGGGTTTTCACCTTTGTGACTTTGGTCCTGCTTTTTATCAATCTCCTGATGCAGCTGAAGTTTTACCCCGACTTTATTCAAATTGCGAGCGTACTAAATCCGAGCATGGTCTGCCCCCCTGCCCGTGTGAGCAGCCTCGGTGTCTGAGCGGGGATCACAGGCCCAGGACAGCAGAGGGAGCCGGAGCCCCGCACAGCAGCCCCGGGCTGGGCTCGGTCCTACCGGGGAGCCTCCCGTGCAACCGCGAAGTCCCGGGCAGAGCCCGCATCGCCAGCAACTGCAGCTGTCCCCGCTTCATGTGAGTTGTGTGGTCCCACATGAATGAAGTCCGTGCCAGGACCCTGGTAAGGCTGCCCTGCCCATGCATATGGCTGAATTTCAGTAACAGTAACAAAAATGGTATTAAACTGAATGGTGAGGCAGGTCATAGTCTGAGCTGCCAGGCAAGGTCAGATGCGAACTGACTGCAAAGTTGTGTGTCAAACATGGGCTATGATCATCAATTTATGATCTACATAGCAATAAATGCTGGAGGCAAGAACTGCTTTCCCTGTGTTTAACTGTATGCATCAAGGAATTTGAGTGTCAGCAATGCTGTTTTAGAGATTAATTTATTTGGTCACCCTTTATAACAGGTTCAGTCTTGTTCAAGTGCACTGGAGTTTATCACAGCAGTCCAAACTAGAACCTCAAACATTATCTCTGCAAAGTAGCTTGTACAGCTTAGTAAGACCACTAATTTATAAGGCTAATCTCTGCCTTCAATATACAAGGCAATAATCTGAGTAACCATAATTTACAAGCTCCTAGAGCTGTGCAGGGTTTGTTCTCCAATTGCAGTGTTAGTACTGATTGCTGTTACCCAGAAAACCTAGGGCAGAAGGTAACCGCTGTTTCATTTTGGGTTGGTGACTGATAGTCCTCACCCTGCCAGTCTTTAAAACAGCAGAACTTTGTAAGGTGGAGAAACAGAATAATTCTTTCCTGACCCACAGGTGATGTTCCTTGGGTTTCCTAACCTTGAGGAAACAGAGAAGAGTGTTCCCAAATCCTCCCTGCTTCTCAGCTGTTCCTTCCAGTGCATCAATGTGCTTGTTAAACTTTAACAAGTTGAGCTTGTTTCACCAAGTGCTGGAACGCTGAGGGGAGGTAGGATGTAGGTGCTGcttgcagtgctgagcagcatctccagcagGGAGCACGCAGGGTGACTGCACTCCTCAGTCACACCACCCAGATGAATATATTGAACCTGCCTCCTTGGTAGAAGTCTTTCACATGTAGACATCTCCACTTGCAGTTGAAACAATCTCTTGACAGTTCGATGGTCTCCCTGTGCTAAAGCCCTGCTTCTGGATAGCCAGGTCGCTACCAGCATGGCAAGGAACTGTGCAGCACTTTCTCCCTGCCTATGTGGTTTTTGGTCTGGCAACAGCTGCAATGATACATCCACTAACAGGTCTCATTGATTGCTGGTATCAAATATACTGGCAACTTGCTCACATTTGTGATGGATTTTTTGTAATCAAGCTCATCTCTTCATCCATCAGGTTAATCAATTTTATTGTCCCTAGGGCAGAGCTGCTTGTGGACAGGTATAACTGGTGATATTGAAGTAGCTTTGGAATATGAATCAAAGGGAAGAAGAGACTCTGGGTGTAAAGAAGCTTCTATTTATCCTACTAAAATTTTAACTTcagtaatgaaatatttaatgaacTTTTATGTAAAGAAACATCTctatgaaatgaaaacaataaaCAGCTGCTGATGGCTTAATAGCTTAAGTGTAGCTGGAGCATTCAATCAATCTGAAAAAATTGAGTTTATTTCAAAATGGTGGAGGTTATTGCTATGATACATCTAACCTTAATGGCAATGGGAAAAATATATCCTCTCTTGAGAGTTCTTGAATAAACCTGTTACTTGGTGACCAGTTTATTAGATTCCCTCCTGAGTTCAGTCATCTGTGGCTGTGCTGAATAGCTGAGTAAGGCTAAAGCAAAGAACTGACCAATTTATCCAAAAAGGTGCTTTGGACAAGCTTAGGCCTAATATGTGTGCAGGAAGGGAGAGTACAAGTCCTGGATGTCCTGCTACTAGAATACCATTGCTG
This genomic window from Corvus hawaiiensis isolate bCorHaw1 chromosome 10, bCorHaw1.pri.cur, whole genome shotgun sequence contains:
- the LOC125331019 gene encoding syncytin-1-like, giving the protein MKMMWFKLFFLCLLSAQSVTMIQLWNQNLHAALVQNVSNALHKNSCWICTQMPRINEDNNWPLIGVLMNETNLNNSWEQVTKDYLPVTLSSLIPDQENYKVPCVVVNVTGKVTLPPYCHKTESKIRLVPKAIVGLAQTPWRMVPPQGSGWYWICKNEAWKVLPLDKDRACALGAIIPDITVFGHLKEQSGWRWTNIRRIKTPNNPLVEHPMIFHSAIMAPVPSLEVNELEKAIVNISAIIEHTENQISDAIMASREEVWGLARVILQNRLVLDFLLVSQGGMCRVINTSCCSYIDETGRIKKDLAEIWKQTQILDQVTLEDDSLGFENNNHTLTSQFPKLIWIIQLFILVVFVVSVCIMTWCMFRCCSFWSSLWINVKYKW